The window TCACCTCACGTCCTGTCAGAGGTGATCATCCTCACACGGGCTGATTTTGTTCCGCTTGGAGGCCTCCATTCAGGGCCCAGCACAGTGACTAGGCCGACCAGACTTTACTCACAGGCCCAGAGCAGCCCAGTCAGCAAATACAGCACCTATAGAGAATGAGAGCGACGCAGAGACATAAATACATCACAGTTTTTTAACAGCTGGCCACCACAACAAGCATCCAGGGATAAAACAGGGTTGTTTCCGGCGGACCGTTTTTGATGCCTTTGAACCCTTTGCACTGCCATGCAAATGTCTAAATAAGCACAATTTACTTCAGTGAGCCAGTACACCTGCTATCATGCACAAAGTGAATTTGGGACAGCTTTCAAGTACTCAGAGTTTACAATTCCTTCCTTCTCTCTATTTCTTGGTCCCCcgtttaaaataaagaaagtttGAAAATTCTTCTTCATTACGTTTATTTTGGTCTCTATTTGAACATACAGagcttaatttaattatattgagAGTAGATTAGGTCATTATCAAAACCAAAATCATGTGAAAGACATTGTCGCCACCTAGTGATGAGTCTCGAGAAGTTTtactttcaaaaatataaatatataagttattTGAGAAATAATGtgtagactttttattaattaataaagacCTTATTACTTTCGTatcttttattaaatgtatatacattttcactttcaaaaatgtaaatatacaagaCTGTGTTTGAGGAATAATGtgtagactttttattaattattaaaggccttttagtttttttatattaaatttctatacattttcattttcaaaaatgtaaatatacaggACGGTATGTGAGGAATAATGTGTAgggtttttattaattattaaatgcagtttatttatttttttattctttattaaacTTCTATAAATTTTcactttcaaaaatgtaaatatacaagaCAGTATTTGAGGAATAATGtgtagactttttattaattattaaaggccttttattatttttttattaaatttatgattttcactttcaaaaatgtaaatatataagtCGGTGTTTGAGGACTAATGTGTAGactttttatgaattattaaagaccttttattaattttgcattaaatttacatacattttcactttcaaaaatgtaaatatacaagaCGGTGTTTGAGGAATAATGTGTagacttttattaatttttaaaggcctctttttatttttttttatataaaatatataaaaattttcactttcaaaaatgttaatataaaagaCGGTGCAATCTGTagtctttttattaattattaaaggccttttagtattttttttaaattaaatttatatacatttgtaaataaataagatggtttttgaggaataatgtgtagactttttattaataaaaaatttcttaaatcaattaattattttaattatttcattttattattattattttaagaccttttactttttaatttttgttaaacaattGTGTAAACAATACTTTCAATATATAAGGTTGTGCCAATATTataatctttttctgtttttttttttttttttttttttttttttttttactagttcaTTTTCAATGATCATTTAGTGTGAAAAATtacttcataaaaataaaaaccttccATATAGTCTCAGTTAATACGAGGACATTACAGTAATTGTAAAAGAAttagaaaaacaagttttttgttTGAGTACAGCACTTGTTTACTACACTTACAGgtccatttttttaatactttctaCTTGTTTTGCCACTTTATTATTGTTctaatttttcaaatgtttcagATAAATCGCTTCTGTAGTGCaagtaacaatataatataataataacaataataaaagttataataaaataaacagttggCTTTGAATCTGTATCCTCAatgataattatgatttttttaactttataattatagtttttttttaaagaattattgtAATAGTTTGAAATTGTATGACTgctgtattaatattataaataacgGAGTCATTAATCATGACTGTCTTTCTGCCTATCTCTAAAATTGTGTGTTACATTATAATTAACTTTATCAGTCCTAATGATATTCGCAggcaacattattttatatcacAGGGGTGCACTAACAGCTGATGCTATTTAATTTTCAGCTGCTTACacagtttgtgttttttctgCTAGACATGTATTTTtgctataataaatattattactggAACTGTCTAAATCGCAAGACAAGGTAGCTGAAACGAGAATCACCAATTATAAAAACACTGTTGGTATGTATTGGCAGAGTGGTATATTCCGGCTTCAGTGAGCAGTTGTTATGGCCGCCGCCTGAGCCGATTAGCTTCTTCAGTAAGTGGAAGTCTAAATAAGATTTTTGTAAAGAAGTAAACATGGCAGCGAAGAATAATGCGGAAGAAACGGTGAAAAACGGCCAAGGGTCCGATGACAATGACAACATGACAACGACTGAATACTGCAAGCGGCTGCAGCAGTGGATGTGGCGCTATTACAGTGGCTATGTGAGCTGGCAGAGCTGGGTGTTCATGTCCGCGCCGCTCTTTCCTCCGCCTCAGTTCGGTTGCCAGGCACCCGGCGGCAGCTTCGCGACGCCCGCTGACATCGCCGCATGGTATAACCAGATGAGCAGCCCACCATCCAGCCGTCCAGCGGCCACTGCCACATCCAGCACTGCTGAGAGAGGGCCAGCACAGCCTGCAGGTAGCTGTCAATCCAGTGCTTTGAGGAGATAGAGTAATTAGTTGCTTCATTAAACACGTTAACAAATGCTGAATTTGAAGAATTggaatacatttacattttatatacctttattattatgtatCTCCACAATCCCccattatatgtttttttagtattatatatCATGTCCATACATTGAGGCGtcttaagggatagttcacccaaaaatgaaaattctgtcattactcaccctcatgtcgttccaaaccttcattcatcttaggaacacaaatgaagatatttttgatgaaatctgagagctttctgactctgcattgacagcaatgcaactacaacattcaaggcccagaaaggtagtaaggacatcattaaaatgtccatgtgacatcagtgctgtAACTGTAATATGATGAAGCCACGAGAATACTCATTGGCCACgtacacactgcagctaaatttGGTTGTCGGTTCACCTTTTACTCATTAATCAtgttctgtacacacataattcactaaaatacaAGAGTGACAACTGAATTCGATAATCGCAAAAAATACAGGTAGTGACAACAgcatttacagaaattctatACAGTGTGTATGGATCTGaactgaacaactagttgttaatTACGTATTTAAACGCGCATTAGAAATGTGTCTCTGTCTGTATGTGAGatgcaagaaaataacagtgaaagaaGTCTTAACTTTAGCACATTTTGACACAGGCTAGTTGCGCTCACTAGCCCTGTGGTAATttgtcagtgttgccagatcttgataaaaaaaaaaaaaaacactaaaacaatgCTTTATGTTTTATAACAACTAAAAATCATATATCTCATATCTGCAACGGACCACTTTATCAACTCCATAAAGTGCCTAGCTTTATGAGCTAAGACGAAACAACATGCCTACAAGTTGCTGTAAATATGAAGACATGGCAACACTAAGACAGCGCTCTCTAAAGTAGCCTCctgagcaaaaacaaaacacagcaccTCCATTAGCAGTAGTTTAGTTAAAATTGATGGACAAAAACTGagtctttagccaaaaaatggcagataccAAATGTCCAAATTCTTATTCACTCCTGGAAGATGCCAAAATGTTGCTGTGGTTATAAATGTGGGGGTGACTGCTGTTCTGTACACACATGGAACGATAATTTATGGGACTTGCTCctgcatttaaaaacagttcaCTCCTTAAACAGTGTGTATGTGGCCTTTATgcggaaagaaaacaaaactgacctttcaacaattcttctcttccGGCTCACTGTCCACCGCCATTGTCCttactttctgggccttgaatgtggtagttctcttgctgtctatgcagggtcagaaagctctcagatttcatcaaaatatatcttaatttgtgttctgaagataaacaaaggtcttatgggtttggaggaACATTGTAACTAATGCTGGGTGCTcactaaaagattttaaaattcttCAAATCTTCAAAATGTGAAAGACCACGGGGGAAATCTCGCAAGATGTCTCGAGACTTAAGAATAAACATGGTGGGGAAAAGGCAGGAAGAAATTGCTATTAtagtgtttggaatgattttgacagaaaattcacagaaaaaaaagaaaatgatttagGTGACAAGCTGATCTTCCATCTCTGCTGTCCAAATCCTTTTAAGCTGCACCATGACTGCATTTGTTATGCTTCCATCTTCTGTCAGCTCGCTTTCGGATAATGTTTAGTTTCATGTGATAATCTCCAGATTGTATGTGCGTTTGTCCTGTGGGTTCCCCCccacagccgaggaagaaaggtcttatctagcgaaacgattggttattttcataaaaataatacaatttgtacACCTTtcaatctcaaatgctcgtcttgtcttaccctttctgaactctgtttttgttcaggttcatgacagttagggtatgtcgaaaaactcccatctcacatTCTCcctcaaaatcgtcctatatcactgtattaccttttttgttaagggtgtttgatcttctttacatgttcactttgcaaagactgggtcagaacttctgcagtgatgtaggatgattttgaaatcattttttaaggggagggagaaaatacataccctaactgtcttgagccagaatacacagagttcaggcaaagcaagacaagacgagcatttgagattaaaaagtatttaaatgttactatttttatgaaaataactgatcatttttgctagataagacccttctttctctgctgggatcgtttacaaccgcatttgaactgcattttggaagttcaaactcggggcaccataccagtctattatatggagaaaaatcctgaaatgttttcctcaaaaaacaatttatttacgcctgaagaaagaaagacatgagtcatccaaaaatgaaaattctgtcagtaattactcaccctcgtgtcattccaaacctttctgggccttgaatgtttcagttgtgttgttgtctatgcagggtcagaaagctctaagatttgatcaaaaatatcttaatttgtgttctgatgataaacaaaggtcttacgggtttggaacgacacgagggtgagtaattaacaacagaattttcatttttgggtgaaagtTGGATTTCTGCATAATTCTATAATTGTAGGTCACCATCAAATGTAAGCAAATTTGAGACAATGTGAACTGAAAAAAGCCTGATTTTCTTACATCTGTTGAAGCATTGAAGGTGCAGACCTGAAAATGCACACTTAGATTCTAACTTCATGGTCCTCCTAACTTCATCTTTTGTTCTTTTAGGTAGAGAGTACACCATCCCTTCCCCTCTCCGTAGATTTCTGGCTGAAACTGTGGATTTCTTCATTCTCTTCTGTGTTAAGGCAACCATAGTGTTGTGGATCATGCATCTCAGTGGAATGAAGTGAGTTGAGAAGGTGTTCAGAACAAAAAGGAATCGATCCAGTAGGAATCCATTGATCTGTTATCCTTTCTGAATCATTTATACACTGTACAGTTATAAATATACTACTGTTTTATATACactatcacagtttccacaataTATTAAGTGGGACATTGATTATaagaaatgatttctgaaggatcacgtgacactgaagactggcaatgatgctgaaaattt of the Labeo rohita strain BAU-BD-2019 chromosome 19, IGBB_LRoh.1.0, whole genome shotgun sequence genome contains:
- the fam8a1a gene encoding protein FAM8A1, producing MAAKNNAEETVKNGQGSDDNDNMTTTEYCKRLQQWMWRYYSGYVSWQSWVFMSAPLFPPPQFGCQAPGGSFATPADIAAWYNQMSSPPSSRPAATATSSTAERGPAQPAGREYTIPSPLRRFLAETVDFFILFCVKATIVLWIMHLSGMKDISKFMMQFIVEEIDENTSLEDLQKMMVVALAYRVLVCVYEIICIWGAGGATPGKFLLGLRVVTCDSTVLVQPNRVLVVPATSVSLSASTVRALNKNFSIAFLFPIFITLLFFQHNRTVYDVVAGTIVVRRRRAR